The sequence below is a genomic window from Nostoc flagelliforme CCNUN1.
GTTTCTTCGACACGCAAAGCAACGTTGGTTTCGAGTTCGCGGAATAGGCGATCGCGTATTTGTCTTGATGTCACCAACTTGCCTTCTTGACCAGCAAAGGGGGAATCATTCACCCAGAAGGCCATTTGCAAGGTTGGTTCATCCACTTTAATTAGTGGTAAAGCTTGCGGTTCATTAGGGTCAGTAATCGTTTCCCCAATATAAGCATCAGCGAAACCAGCCACCGCCACAATATAACCTGCGGTTGCTTCTTCCATCTCTACGCGCTTCAGTCCATCAAAGCCCATCAATTTGGTAATTTTCCCCTTGACGATAGTGCCATTTTCTGTTACCAAAGCAGCTTGTTGTCCTGAGCGGATAGTACCGTTGTGAATTCTGCCAATGACAATCCGTCCCAGATATTCAGAATAATCTAGGGTTGTAACTTGCAATTGCAGAGGCTTATTGCTGTCGCCTACTGGTGGTGGAACGTGTTGCAGAATCGCGTTAAACAAGGGTTGCATATCTACCGATTCTGCTTCCAAGCTTTCTTTGGCGAAACCTCCCATACCGGAGGCAAACAGATAGGTAAAATCACACTGGTCTTCATCTGCCCCTAATTCCAAGAACAGATCCAAAACTTTATCGACAGCAACGTGGGGGTCAGTTTGTCCACGATCAATTTTGTTGATAATAACGATGGGGCGCAGCCCTTTTTCTAAGGCTTTTTTGAGGACAAAGCGTGTTTGGGGCATGGGGCCTTCATTGGCATCCACAATCAGCAGACATCCGTCAACCATGCCGAGTACGCGTTCAACTTCGCCACCAAAGTCAGCGTGTCCAGGAGTATCAACAATATTGATTAGTGTTTCTTTGTAGCGAACTGCCGTATTTTTGGACAGGATAGTAATACCCCGTTCCCGTTCTAGGGCGTTGGAGTCCATAACGCAATCCGGAACGTCTTCGCCTTCGCGGAAAATGCCGGATTGTTTGAGGAGTGCGTCAACCAGGGTCGTTTTGCCGTGGTCAACGTGGGCGATAATGGCGACGTTGCGAATTGGGAGCGTCATAGAAGCTTTTGGTGAACTCTAGAGGGGGTTTTAAGATTTACATTGGAATGCTAGGCTGTTTTAACAGAATTGGGGATGATCAGCAAATTCTGTAAAGAACCTTTAACAATTCTAGCGTAATCGTCACAATTGCGGTGAGGTTTGTCAAGGCTGCATTGCAATCGCCTGAGTAAACGTCACCCTAAAAGGGGTTCGGAAATTTTGAGACTTGATGTCGAAGTTTGCCTATCTTTAACCAGTAGCTCTAAGCAACTTGTCTAGTTAATTGAGATGGTAGCTGAATTTACGCCGTCCTGTAGTAGTAAATTGTTTATAGTAAAAATGTACTAAATCTGTAAGTGTAAGTGACCGTTAAAAACAGCTAAGATAATTAACCAGTTTTAATTTGCGAGTATGATCGTAATGCAGGAAATTTTAAAGGACGCTTGTACTTCGGAATCATCAACTCTTATTTGTAAAGGAGAAGTGCGTGACTGGCTCAACTCCCTTCTCGATTGAAAAATCCGATAATTTCAACCGTTCTTTCAAAAAACTTGCAAAAGCCTATAGGTCGGATTTTGTTGAGTGTATCGTAGAAGTTTTGGAAGATTGAATTGGAGATCAATATCTCATCAATTCTCGTAACGAACCTTTTTTATCTAGAAAGATTGAATTACCTCAATGATGGTCATTTCATAAGCTAGATTTGAAGATATATAAAGGGGCTTCGGGACAAATTAGATTAATGTATTTAGTCAATACAATTGATTGTGTAATCAAGCTTGTATGGATTTATAGCCACGAGCAATTTGAAAAACGCCCTACTGAGGTGGATTTAAAGAGCGTTCTTAAATAAATATTAGATTATTAATATTTTATCCGCCTGAATTTTATCCGCCTGGGGATAGAATGCAGATTGAAATACTATCTATCTAAAAGTATAAAGACAGAAATTGTAACGAAAATTTGTGTTTCTCTACCCTGAGTTGTGAACGCGATCGCTCAAAAGAAAGATGAAATATCCCCAACCCCTATGTCAAAGTTATATCAAGTAATAATGATGAACACTTTGCCGAGGAGAACACGGATGGTAGCTACTTTAGATGATACGAAACGCAATGCTATTGCTGTAAAATTGGCAAGTATCAAAGCCCTCCAACAGTTGGTTATTGAAAATGAGCAATTGCTTTTGACGCAAGGACTTGATGCCGAGATTGGCGATCGCATCCGCAATTTCCTCAACGATGACGAAAAAAATCTTGGCGTTCTAGAAACTGTAATTGGTCAGTATGGCATTCAGGCTGAACCCAAAAGCACAGTTACACAATTCATTGAAAAAGCTCGTGAATTGTTCAAAGGTTCTGAATTGAGCCTGTACGAAAAAGTATCTCAGCATGAATTGCTGAAACATCAACTAGTAATGAGTGGCTTGATAGTTCACAAGGCTGCTCAAAAAATTGGTGCTGATGTGTTGTTAGCGATCGGGCCCTTAAATACCATTAACTTTGAAAACCGCGCTCACCAAGAACAACTCAAAGGTATCCTAGAAATTCTGGGTGTCCGTGAATTCACTGGACAAGATGCAGATCAAGGAATTTGGGCGCGTGTTCAAGACGCTATGGCTGCGGTAAGTGGTGTAGTAGGTAGTGCTGTTACCCAAACCAGTGACAAAAGCGATCTGAATATCCAGGATGTTATCCGCCTCGATCACAACAAGGTAAATACCCTATTTACCGAACTTCTACAAAGCGACAATCCACAGAAGATTCAAGAGTACTTCGGTCAAATTTATAAGGATCTAACTGCTCACGCTGAAGCTGAAGAGGAAGTAGTTTATCCAAGTGTACGTCCTTTCTACGGTCAAGATAACACTCAAGAACTTTTTGACGAACAAGCTCAACAGAAGCGCCTGTTAGAAGAAATTAAGGCTATCGACCCGTCTTCTAGTCAATTCAAAGATAGAATCAAACAGTTGATGGACATTATTGGCGACCATATTCGTCAAGAAGAAAGCACAATGTTTGCTGCTATTCGTAACAACTTGAGCAGCGATCAAAGTGAGCAACTGGCTACTGAATTTAAAGCCGCTAAGACCAGAATTCAAGAGAAATTAGGCGTTGTTAGCGAATCGAATGTGTAGAATGCTTTCGAGCTTTCTATATCTCCTAAAAAAGGTTAGTTAAACAAAAACTCCCAGCGCTGATATGCTGGGAGTTTTTGTTTACGAATTTTGCTGACAGTATTTATAAGCGGTGTATGCCATAGTTACAACGCCGGTGATAATGGCAGATTCATCGACTTCAAATTGGGGATGGTGTAATGGGTGGTTAATGATTCTTTCTTTGTAGCCTACACCCAAGCGAAACATGGAACCAGGAACGTGTTCCAAATACATAGAAAAATCTTCAGCACCAAGGGAAGGTTCGGGTAAGACTTGAACGCGATCGCTACTCCAAGCTTCTTCTGCGGCTGATTGTAACAATTGCGTTAGGGTATAATCATTTTGGACACTGGGTACACCCTGGCGATAATTGACTTGATATTTTGCCCCGTAGGTATGGCAAACATTAGCTACAATATTTTCAATCCAGTTTGGGAGATGGGCACGGGTTTCGGGATGGAGCGATCGCACGGTTCCCAATAATTGCACTTTATCAGCAATTATGTTCGGCGCTCTACCACCATTAATCTTCCCTATGCTCAATACGACAGGACGCAAGGGATTTTGTGTCCGGCTGATGGCTTGTTGCAGTGCAGTAATGACTTGGCAAGCAATCCAAATTGCATCAATCGCCTCATGGGGACGCGCCCCGTGCCCAGATTCTCCCATAATCAGAATTTCTAAATCATCAGCTGCGGCTGTCAATGCCCCGTAACGCACACCAATAGATCCTGCGGGTATAGAAGGGAAAACATGAACCCCCAATACAGCCGAGACATTTTCCATCGCCCCATCTTTCACCATCCAGCTTGCCCCTTGAGCAATTTCCTCAGCTGGCTGAAATAAAAACCGCACTTTTCCACCCAACTCCTCAGCTAATTGGGACAGTACCATTGCCGTTCCTAAGCCAACTGTGGTATGGACATCGTGACCACAAGCGTGCATAACACCCTCTGCGCGAGAGGCATATTCTAAATTAGTGCCCTCCTGAATTGGCAAGGCATCCATATCGGTGCGAATTGCCAATAAACGGCCATTTTGGCTAGTGCCTTGGAGTTCTCCAATTACGCCCGTTTTGCCAACTCCTTCTTGTACGTGCAGACCACTGGAAGACAAAACACCAGCGACAAATGCTGCTGTTTGGTACTCCTGACCGCTCAGTTCTGGGTGAGAGTGAATGTGGCGGCGAATTTCAATTAAGCGGGGCGCTAATTTTGCTGCTAAGTCTTTAATATGGGTAAGCATGGATTCAATTAATCTATAGGCTTTTTTCCCATGATAAAGAACTGTTAACAAACAAAATGCTTTTGCTATACAAGGATAGTTATTGACAAGTAGAGGAGGCAGGGGAAAAATTAATAGACCTGTTGCAAAATTATTTTATGGTAAGATAATACCTTTTGACTTTAATTGCTCTACTCAAATGCGAATTGAACCATACGACCCCTGTCAACTTGATGCCGTCATTGGTCTTTCGCTTCGGGCATGGACTCCGGTCTTTGATTCGATTCAGAAAGCGATTGACCTTGACG
It includes:
- the typA gene encoding translational GTPase TypA encodes the protein MTLPIRNVAIIAHVDHGKTTLVDALLKQSGIFREGEDVPDCVMDSNALERERGITILSKNTAVRYKETLINIVDTPGHADFGGEVERVLGMVDGCLLIVDANEGPMPQTRFVLKKALEKGLRPIVIINKIDRGQTDPHVAVDKVLDLFLELGADEDQCDFTYLFASGMGGFAKESLEAESVDMQPLFNAILQHVPPPVGDSNKPLQLQVTTLDYSEYLGRIVIGRIHNGTIRSGQQAALVTENGTIVKGKITKLMGFDGLKRVEMEEATAGYIVAVAGFADAYIGETITDPNEPQALPLIKVDEPTLQMAFWVNDSPFAGQEGKLVTSRQIRDRLFRELETNVALRVEETDSPDKFLVSGRGELHLGILIETMRREGFEFQVSQPQVIYREINGQPCEPYELLVLDIPADGVGSCIERLGQRKGEMQDMQPGSGDRTQLEFVIPARGLIGFRGEFMRMTRGEGIMNHSFLDYRQISGDIEARNKGVLISFEEGVSTFYAMRNAEDRGAFFITPGTKVYRGMIVGEHNRSQDLELNICKTKQLTNHRAAGGDELVQLQAPIDMSLERALEYIGPDELVEVTPQSIRLRKMSKKLAKR
- a CDS encoding hemerythrin domain-containing protein; translated protein: MVATLDDTKRNAIAVKLASIKALQQLVIENEQLLLTQGLDAEIGDRIRNFLNDDEKNLGVLETVIGQYGIQAEPKSTVTQFIEKARELFKGSELSLYEKVSQHELLKHQLVMSGLIVHKAAQKIGADVLLAIGPLNTINFENRAHQEQLKGILEILGVREFTGQDADQGIWARVQDAMAAVSGVVGSAVTQTSDKSDLNIQDVIRLDHNKVNTLFTELLQSDNPQKIQEYFGQIYKDLTAHAEAEEEVVYPSVRPFYGQDNTQELFDEQAQQKRLLEEIKAIDPSSSQFKDRIKQLMDIIGDHIRQEESTMFAAIRNNLSSDQSEQLATEFKAAKTRIQEKLGVVSESNV
- a CDS encoding M20 family metallopeptidase, with amino-acid sequence MLTHIKDLAAKLAPRLIEIRRHIHSHPELSGQEYQTAAFVAGVLSSSGLHVQEGVGKTGVIGELQGTSQNGRLLAIRTDMDALPIQEGTNLEYASRAEGVMHACGHDVHTTVGLGTAMVLSQLAEELGGKVRFLFQPAEEIAQGASWMVKDGAMENVSAVLGVHVFPSIPAGSIGVRYGALTAAADDLEILIMGESGHGARPHEAIDAIWIACQVITALQQAISRTQNPLRPVVLSIGKINGGRAPNIIADKVQLLGTVRSLHPETRAHLPNWIENIVANVCHTYGAKYQVNYRQGVPSVQNDYTLTQLLQSAAEEAWSSDRVQVLPEPSLGAEDFSMYLEHVPGSMFRLGVGYKERIINHPLHHPQFEVDESAIITGVVTMAYTAYKYCQQNS